AACTTACATATGGGGCTCGCCAGTGATTACCAGATTTCATAAAGTGCATTAATCTCTTGATGACTCAATTCCATCATTAATCTAACTATCAACATCTATATCACTACTGTATGTCTTCAACAACAGCTACCGAGAACACCATCAGCCCTGGTCAACGTGTTTTAGTGACTGGCGCAACTGGCTATACAGGCAGCACCTTAGTCCAAAAACTGCTAAACCAGAATGTCGAGGTTGTTGCAATAGCTCGTCCATCCTCTGATTTAAGCCGTTGGCAAGATGCGCCCATTCGATGGATTCAAGGAGATGTTTTTGATCCAGAGCTCATTCAAGAGGCGATGGAAGGCGTGAACTATATATTTCATATGGTCACCCCATTTCGGGAAGCAAAGTCATCTGATGATGTTTATTACAATGTCCATGTTAAAAGTACACAGTTACTAGCGAGCGAAGCCTTAAAGCAACCCGACTTCAAGCGCTTTGTTCATATCTCGACGATCGGTGTGCATGGACATATCGAAAATCCTCCTGCTGATGAGACCTATAGAACTTCTCCTGGAGATTTATACCAATCCACCAAATTAGAAGGTGAAATATGGATCAAGCAATTTGGTGCGGAAACTGGGCTCCCCATAACCATCATTAGACCGGCAGGCATTATCGGTCCTGGCGAAAAGAGACTGCTAAAAATCTACAAGATGGTTTGTTCTGGTTTAGTACCTGCCATTGGTAATGGAGGCAACCTGCTACATTTAATTCACGTTGATGATTTGAC
The genomic region above belongs to Acaryochloris sp. CCMEE 5410 and contains:
- a CDS encoding NAD(P)-dependent oxidoreductase, translating into MSSTTATENTISPGQRVLVTGATGYTGSTLVQKLLNQNVEVVAIARPSSDLSRWQDAPIRWIQGDVFDPELIQEAMEGVNYIFHMVTPFREAKSSDDVYYNVHVKSTQLLASEALKQPDFKRFVHISTIGVHGHIENPPADETYRTSPGDLYQSTKLEGEIWIKQFGAETGLPITIIRPAGIIGPGEKRLLKIYKMVCSGLVPAIGNGGNLLHLIHVDDLTNCFLLASQHPNAVNEVFICGNQDSISFKEMVNLISKYYQKKATLLQLPAAPLFLLGDILEFVCKPLNIEPPIYRRRLAFYTKDRSFNVNKLKSKLGFVPQHSNEQCITELAQWYLQEGWTTVN